One Burkholderia sp. PAMC 26561 genomic window carries:
- a CDS encoding M61 family metallopeptidase: MNAIRYTIVPKNPAAHVFEVTLTVAQPDPHGQRFVLPVWIPGSYMIREFARNIVTLQAFNAAGRKIGIEKTDKHAWQTAPHDGPITLRYEVYGWDLSVRAAHLDDTIGFFNGTSVFLAVEGQADAPCIVDIQKPSGAQYASWRVATALPEARGTKRYGFGAYEAPNYDALIDHPVTLGEFALGSFNAHGAKHDIVISGRVTALDMQRLETDLKRICESQIALFEPRTKKAPIDRYVFMTVAVGDGYGGLEHRASTALICNRADLPVTGRPEMTDGYRTYLGLCSHEYFHTWNVKRIKPAAFAPYDLSQENYTSLLWLFEGFTSYYDDLILVRTGSISASDYFALLGKTIGGVLRGSGRLKQTVAESSFDAWVKYYRQDENAANAIVSYYQKGSLVALAFDLSIRAQTEGKKSLDDVMRLLWQRYGRDFYNGRARGIEENEVEALFAEATGADLRKLFREGVHGTRDLPLETLLEPFGIKLAADIATNGTAGKPSLGARVRGGADCVLAAVHENSAAQKAELSAGDVLVAIDGLRVTGSNLDSLLSRYLPGAKVEVHAFRRDELRVTQVKLDAPDVSRYVLSTADSSAQTKQWRERWLKG, encoded by the coding sequence ATGAACGCCATCCGGTACACCATCGTTCCGAAAAATCCCGCAGCGCATGTGTTCGAAGTGACGTTGACCGTTGCGCAACCCGATCCACACGGCCAGCGCTTCGTGCTGCCCGTGTGGATTCCGGGCAGCTACATGATTCGCGAATTCGCGCGCAATATCGTGACGCTGCAGGCGTTCAACGCAGCGGGACGGAAGATCGGCATCGAGAAGACCGACAAACACGCATGGCAAACCGCGCCGCACGACGGCCCGATCACGCTGCGTTACGAGGTCTACGGCTGGGATTTGTCGGTGCGAGCGGCGCATCTGGATGACACCATCGGCTTCTTCAACGGCACGAGCGTGTTCCTGGCCGTGGAAGGGCAGGCGGATGCGCCGTGCATCGTGGATATTCAGAAGCCTTCGGGCGCGCAGTATGCAAGCTGGCGCGTCGCCACGGCGTTGCCGGAAGCGCGCGGCACGAAGCGCTATGGCTTTGGCGCGTACGAAGCGCCGAATTACGACGCGCTGATCGATCATCCCGTGACGCTCGGCGAGTTCGCGCTCGGTTCCTTCAATGCTCACGGCGCGAAGCACGACATTGTGATTTCGGGCCGCGTGACCGCGCTCGATATGCAGCGTCTCGAAACCGATCTCAAGCGCATCTGCGAGTCTCAAATTGCGCTCTTCGAGCCGCGCACGAAGAAGGCGCCTATCGATCGTTATGTGTTCATGACCGTTGCCGTTGGCGATGGTTATGGCGGGCTGGAACATCGTGCATCGACCGCGTTGATCTGCAATCGCGCGGACCTTCCCGTCACCGGACGGCCGGAGATGACCGATGGATACAGGACGTATCTGGGGCTGTGCAGTCACGAATATTTTCATACGTGGAACGTGAAGCGCATCAAACCTGCAGCGTTCGCGCCATACGATTTATCGCAGGAAAATTACACGTCGTTGCTGTGGCTGTTCGAAGGGTTCACGTCGTACTACGACGACCTGATACTCGTGCGCACCGGCTCGATCAGCGCAAGCGATTATTTTGCGCTGCTAGGCAAGACGATCGGCGGCGTGTTGCGCGGCTCGGGACGGTTGAAGCAAACCGTCGCGGAAAGCTCGTTCGATGCCTGGGTCAAATATTATCGGCAGGATGAGAACGCGGCGAACGCCATCGTCAGTTATTACCAGAAGGGCTCGCTCGTCGCGCTGGCTTTCGATCTGTCGATTCGCGCGCAAACGGAAGGCAAGAAGTCGCTCGACGACGTGATGCGTCTGTTGTGGCAGCGCTACGGCCGCGATTTCTACAACGGCCGGGCGCGCGGCATTGAAGAGAACGAAGTCGAAGCGCTGTTTGCCGAAGCCACCGGCGCCGATCTGAGGAAGCTCTTCCGCGAGGGCGTGCACGGCACGCGCGATCTGCCGCTGGAGACCTTGCTGGAACCTTTCGGCATCAAGCTCGCCGCCGATATCGCCACGAACGGCACGGCAGGCAAGCCGTCGCTTGGCGCACGCGTTCGCGGCGGCGCGGATTGCGTGCTTGCGGCCGTCCACGAGAACAGTGCGGCGCAGAAGGCGGAGTTATCGGCGGGAGATGTGCTGGTTGCAATCGATGGTCTGCGCGTCACGGGTTCCAATCTCGATTCACTGCTTTCGCGTTATCTGCCCGGCGCGAAGGTTGAAGTTCACGCATTCCGTCGCGACGAATTGCGCGTGACGCAGGTGAAACTCGACGCGCCGGACGTGTCCCGTTACGTGCTTTCCACGGCCGATTCCAGCGCTCAGACGAAGCAATGGCGTGAACGCTGGCTGAAAGGTTGA
- a CDS encoding UbiH/UbiF family hydroxylase, whose amino-acid sequence MTFHSRNFHAVVVGGGLVGKTAALALTQSGLRTALLATPAAPPPAAGSFDSRIYALSSSSQALLERLRVWQALEREKLGPVLDMRVFGDAFAELHFSAFQAAVPQLAWIAESSLIERSLDAALRFQPNLTWIDSRAQGLVIHDDAAHLTLANGDTLEADLVVGADGAHSWVRAQTGAKMHRREYRQTGVVANFKCEKPHAETAYQWFRDGEIIALLPLPGDYVSLVWSAKADHADALLKLDPEQLAAEVEKATQNMLGTLECVTPAHGFPLALQTVDRLVGPRVALVGDAAHLIHPLAGQGMNLGLRDVAALADTLAGKEAFRSAGDPVLLRRYERARREDIQKLTIACDGLQRLFAVPGTLASAVRNTGMALVGAQPQIKRWLVSAALG is encoded by the coding sequence ATGACTTTCCACTCTCGAAATTTCCACGCGGTCGTGGTTGGCGGCGGCCTGGTCGGCAAGACGGCGGCGCTCGCGCTGACGCAATCCGGCTTGCGCACGGCATTGCTTGCAACGCCGGCCGCACCGCCGCCCGCCGCCGGCAGCTTCGATTCGCGAATCTACGCGCTTTCGTCGAGTTCGCAGGCGTTGCTCGAACGCTTGCGCGTCTGGCAGGCGCTCGAGCGTGAAAAGCTCGGGCCGGTGCTGGACATGCGGGTTTTCGGCGATGCCTTCGCCGAACTGCACTTTTCCGCGTTCCAGGCCGCCGTGCCGCAACTGGCGTGGATTGCGGAGTCGTCGCTGATCGAACGTTCGCTCGATGCCGCGCTGCGTTTCCAGCCGAACCTCACGTGGATCGATTCGCGCGCGCAGGGCCTCGTGATTCACGATGACGCCGCGCACCTCACGCTCGCCAACGGCGACACGCTCGAAGCCGATCTCGTGGTCGGCGCCGACGGTGCGCACTCCTGGGTGCGTGCGCAGACGGGCGCGAAGATGCATCGGAGGGAATATCGGCAGACCGGCGTGGTCGCGAATTTCAAGTGCGAGAAACCACACGCCGAAACTGCATACCAATGGTTCCGTGACGGCGAAATCATCGCGCTGTTGCCGTTGCCGGGCGATTACGTGTCGCTTGTCTGGTCCGCGAAAGCCGATCATGCCGATGCCCTGCTGAAGCTCGATCCCGAGCAACTCGCGGCCGAAGTCGAGAAAGCCACGCAAAACATGCTCGGCACGCTGGAATGCGTGACGCCGGCGCACGGTTTCCCGCTTGCGCTGCAAACGGTGGATCGTCTGGTCGGGCCGCGTGTGGCGCTGGTCGGTGACGCTGCACACCTGATTCATCCGCTTGCGGGACAGGGCATGAATCTGGGTTTGCGCGATGTCGCCGCGCTCGCGGATACACTCGCCGGCAAGGAAGCCTTCCGTTCCGCGGGCGATCCGGTTTTACTCCGCCGATACGAACGCGCCCGCCGCGAGGACATTCAAAAACTGACCATCGCGTGCGATGGCCTGCAACGACTCTTTGCCGTGCCCGGCACGCTTGCAAGCGCGGTGCGCAATACGGGCATGGCGCTCGTTGGCGCGCAGCCGCAGATCAAGCGCTGGCTCGTTTCAGCTGCGCTTGGCTAA
- a CDS encoding aminodeoxychorismate/anthranilate synthase component II codes for MLLMIDNYDSFTYNLVQYFGELGEDVRTFRNDEITLSEIAKLNPERICLSPGPSNPQHAGITLDVLREFSGQIPILGVCLGHQAIGEAFGGRVVRAQTIMHGKVSTIETDCRGVFADLPKHFSVTRYHSLAIERESLPDCLEVSAWTPDGEIMGVRHKELAVEGVQFHPESILSEHGHALLENFVKSSKQGERV; via the coding sequence ATGCTGCTGATGATCGACAACTACGATTCGTTCACCTATAACCTGGTTCAGTATTTCGGCGAACTGGGCGAAGACGTGCGGACGTTCCGCAACGACGAAATCACCCTTAGTGAAATCGCGAAACTCAATCCCGAACGGATCTGCCTTTCGCCGGGGCCGAGCAATCCGCAACATGCGGGCATTACGCTCGACGTGTTGCGCGAATTTTCCGGCCAGATTCCCATACTTGGCGTGTGCCTTGGCCATCAGGCCATTGGCGAGGCGTTCGGCGGACGGGTCGTGCGCGCGCAAACCATCATGCACGGCAAGGTCAGCACGATCGAAACCGATTGCCGCGGCGTGTTTGCCGACCTGCCCAAGCATTTCAGCGTGACGCGGTATCACTCGCTGGCAATCGAGCGTGAATCGCTGCCGGACTGCCTGGAAGTATCTGCGTGGACGCCCGATGGCGAAATCATGGGCGTGCGTCACAAGGAACTTGCGGTCGAAGGCGTTCAGTTCCACCCCGAATCGATCCTGTCCGAGCATGGCCACGCGCTGCTCGAGAACTTCGTTAAAAGCTCGAAGCAGGGCGAACGCGTGTGA
- a CDS encoding FMN-dependent NADH-azoreductase yields the protein MTTILQINSAARSQGAQSTLLADEVAAKLLQSHAGAKLVVRNLLADNLPHLDDATLGAFFTPADARTAEQNAIHAKSEALIAELQSADIVVIAAPMYNFGISSQLKAYFDWIARAGITFKYGANGPEGLVTGKKVIVVSARGGKYSGTPNDSQTPYLKSFLGFLGMTDVSFVFAEGLAMGPDAAGAALATARDSIAAL from the coding sequence GTGACGACCATTCTTCAAATCAATTCCGCTGCCCGCTCGCAAGGCGCCCAGTCCACGTTGCTCGCCGACGAAGTCGCGGCCAAGCTGCTGCAATCGCATGCTGGCGCGAAGCTCGTGGTTCGCAACCTTCTCGCCGATAACCTCCCGCATCTCGACGACGCCACGCTAGGCGCGTTCTTCACGCCGGCCGATGCCCGCACCGCCGAGCAAAACGCCATTCATGCAAAGAGCGAAGCGCTGATCGCCGAATTGCAATCGGCTGACATCGTTGTGATCGCCGCACCGATGTACAACTTCGGCATTTCATCGCAACTGAAGGCTTACTTCGACTGGATCGCACGCGCCGGCATCACGTTCAAATACGGCGCGAACGGCCCGGAGGGCCTCGTGACGGGCAAGAAGGTGATCGTTGTGTCGGCACGTGGTGGCAAGTACAGCGGCACGCCGAACGATTCGCAAACGCCTTATCTGAAGTCGTTCCTCGGGTTCCTCGGCATGACCGATGTCAGCTTCGTGTTCGCTGAAGGCCTGGCAATGGGTCCGGACGCTGCCGGCGCCGCGTTGGCTACGGCGCGGGATTCGATCGCTGCACTGTAA
- a CDS encoding DUF3761 domain-containing protein encodes MVIGAWSFSRHYRGTCSRHSGAAVWR; translated from the coding sequence ATGGTCATTGGCGCCTGGAGTTTCAGCCGCCATTACCGCGGAACATGCTCCCGGCACAGCGGCGCAGCGGTCTGGCGCTGA
- a CDS encoding CYTH domain-containing protein, whose protein sequence is MGIEREIKLALPTSDHEEIARDLTKRTGQEGRKIHLTNVYFDTADRALAKAKSAVRLRGAPDQWLQTYKTAGESSGGMHNRHEWEMPVAGEALEIDKLLELCDDEHARNALRDAAPELNALFRTDFDRVIWNVDIDGATIEAALDLGEVVTDIDGERRTSPISELELELKSGDEAGMTNLAAQMRGAFLYLQPEDASKARRGYELCEPKAEGSNGGVK, encoded by the coding sequence TTGGGTATTGAACGTGAGATCAAGCTGGCGCTGCCGACATCGGACCACGAAGAGATCGCAAGGGATCTGACGAAGCGAACGGGCCAGGAAGGCCGGAAGATTCACCTGACGAACGTCTACTTCGACACCGCTGACCGCGCGCTCGCCAAAGCAAAGAGCGCTGTACGGCTGCGCGGCGCACCGGATCAATGGCTGCAGACGTACAAGACCGCAGGTGAGTCGAGTGGCGGCATGCATAACCGGCACGAATGGGAAATGCCGGTTGCGGGCGAAGCGCTGGAGATCGACAAGCTGCTCGAACTTTGCGACGACGAACACGCGCGCAACGCTCTGCGTGACGCCGCGCCTGAGTTGAACGCCCTCTTCCGTACGGACTTTGACCGCGTGATATGGAACGTCGATATCGATGGCGCGACAATCGAAGCCGCGCTAGATCTTGGCGAAGTCGTAACGGATATCGATGGCGAGCGCCGCACCTCGCCCATCAGCGAACTGGAACTTGAACTCAAATCCGGCGACGAAGCCGGAATGACCAACCTCGCCGCCCAGATGCGTGGCGCGTTTCTCTACCTCCAGCCTGAAGATGCGAGCAAGGCGCGCCGTGGTTACGAATTGTGCGAGCCAAAGGCGGAAGGTTCGAACGGTGGCGTGAAATGA
- the trpC gene encoding indole-3-glycerol phosphate synthase TrpC translates to MSDILDRIIQVKRDEIRASQESISVEALRLQASTRDSRDFVGALRAKHAEGKAAVIAEVKKASPSKGVLRESFVPADIARSYERGGAACLSVLTDVQFFKGSVAYLEEARAACSLPVLRKDFIVDPYQILEARAMGADCILLIAAALLPEQMRDLEAYAHSLGLAVLVEVHDENELVQALTLKTPLIGINNRNLRTFQTSIDTTIGMLEMVPEERIVVTESGILSRVDVERLQAMDVQTFLVGEAFMRADDPGTELARMFF, encoded by the coding sequence ATGAGTGACATTCTCGACCGCATCATCCAGGTCAAGCGCGACGAAATCCGCGCTTCACAAGAAAGCATTTCGGTGGAGGCGCTGCGTTTGCAAGCGAGCACGCGCGACTCGCGCGACTTCGTCGGCGCCTTGCGTGCGAAGCATGCTGAAGGTAAAGCGGCGGTGATTGCCGAGGTGAAGAAAGCGAGTCCGTCCAAGGGCGTACTACGCGAAAGCTTCGTCCCCGCCGATATCGCCAGGTCGTATGAACGTGGCGGCGCCGCGTGTCTGTCGGTGCTGACCGATGTGCAGTTCTTCAAGGGCAGCGTCGCGTATCTTGAGGAAGCGCGCGCCGCGTGCAGCTTGCCGGTCCTGCGCAAGGACTTCATTGTCGATCCGTATCAGATCCTCGAAGCCCGCGCGATGGGCGCCGATTGCATCTTGCTGATCGCCGCTGCGCTTCTGCCCGAACAAATGCGTGACCTCGAAGCCTATGCCCATTCACTGGGCCTCGCGGTGCTGGTCGAGGTTCACGATGAGAATGAGCTTGTGCAGGCGCTAACGCTGAAAACGCCGCTTATCGGCATCAACAACCGGAACCTCCGCACATTCCAGACGTCGATAGATACAACCATCGGCATGCTGGAAATGGTGCCGGAAGAGCGCATTGTGGTGACCGAATCCGGAATCCTGTCGCGCGTGGATGTCGAACGGCTCCAGGCAATGGACGTGCAAACGTTCCTCGTCGGCGAAGCGTTCATGCGCGCCGACGATCCCGGCACCGAACTTGCGCGAATGTTCTTCTGA
- a CDS encoding DsbC family protein has protein sequence MKITLRRALVAAATLAAVFGIGIAAQADQTTDKIKSTLQSRIGDADIKSIQKSPVPGLYEVNLGAQIVYTDATGNYLLMGDLVDTRTRTNLTEARLAETNKIDFAKLPFENAVKVVKGTGARKIAVFSDPNCPYCKQLETTLKSVDNVTVYTFLYPVLSPDSTSKSKSIWCSKDRSNAWEGWMLDHSAPTASASCDTTAIDKNLKLGQSMNVTGTPTVFLADGRRLPGAIPADRLEKELSAVR, from the coding sequence ATGAAAATCACTCTTCGCCGCGCTCTGGTCGCTGCCGCCACGCTGGCAGCGGTGTTTGGCATCGGCATCGCGGCCCAGGCCGATCAGACCACCGACAAGATCAAGTCCACGCTGCAGTCGCGTATTGGCGACGCCGATATCAAGAGCATCCAGAAGTCGCCCGTTCCGGGCCTGTACGAGGTGAACCTCGGCGCGCAGATCGTCTATACGGACGCGACCGGCAATTACTTGCTGATGGGCGATCTCGTCGATACCCGCACGCGCACGAATCTCACCGAAGCGCGTCTCGCCGAAACCAACAAGATCGACTTTGCGAAGCTGCCGTTCGAGAACGCCGTGAAGGTCGTGAAGGGCACCGGCGCACGCAAGATTGCGGTGTTCTCGGACCCGAACTGCCCGTATTGCAAGCAGCTCGAAACCACGCTGAAATCCGTGGATAACGTCACCGTCTACACGTTCCTGTACCCGGTTTTATCGCCGGATTCTACGTCCAAGTCCAAGTCCATCTGGTGCTCGAAGGATCGCTCGAATGCATGGGAAGGCTGGATGCTCGACCACAGCGCGCCGACCGCTTCGGCAAGTTGCGATACGACCGCCATCGATAAAAACCTGAAGCTCGGCCAGTCGATGAACGTGACCGGCACGCCTACGGTTTTCCTCGCCGATGGACGCCGTCTCCCCGGCGCCATTCCGGCTGACCGGCTGGAAAAGGAATTGTCGGCGGTTCGCTGA
- the ychF gene encoding redox-regulated ATPase YchF: protein MSLQCGIVGLPNVGKSTLFNALTKAGIAAENYPFCTIEPNVGVVEVPDPRLAALSDIVKPERVVPAIVEFVDIAGLVAGASKGEGLGNKFLANIRETDAITHVVRCFEDENVIHVANKIDPLADIEVINTELALADLSTVEKAHHRYAKSARSGNDKEAAKLVPLLEKIQAQLDQAKPVRGLDLSEDELLLIKPLCLITAKPTMYVANVKDDGFENNPHLDAVRKYAEAEKSPVVAVCAAIEAEIADLDDADKQEFLADIGMDEPGLDRVIRAGYTLLGLQTYFTAGVKEVRAWTIHIGDTAPQAAGAIHTDFERGFIRAQTIAFDDFIAFKGEQGAKEAGKMRAEGKEYVVHDGDVMNFLFNV, encoded by the coding sequence ATGAGCCTCCAATGCGGCATCGTCGGCTTGCCCAACGTCGGCAAGTCCACACTGTTCAATGCACTGACCAAGGCCGGCATCGCCGCCGAAAACTACCCGTTCTGCACGATCGAGCCGAACGTCGGCGTGGTCGAAGTACCCGATCCTCGTCTCGCCGCCCTGTCCGACATCGTCAAGCCCGAGCGCGTGGTTCCGGCGATCGTTGAATTCGTCGATATTGCCGGCCTCGTCGCCGGTGCGAGCAAGGGCGAAGGTCTCGGCAACAAGTTCCTCGCGAACATCCGCGAAACCGATGCGATCACGCATGTGGTCCGCTGCTTCGAAGACGAGAACGTGATTCACGTCGCGAACAAGATCGACCCGCTGGCGGATATCGAAGTCATCAACACCGAACTGGCGCTGGCGGATTTGTCGACGGTGGAGAAGGCGCATCATCGTTATGCGAAATCGGCGCGTTCCGGCAACGACAAGGAAGCGGCGAAGCTCGTGCCCCTGCTCGAAAAGATCCAGGCGCAGCTCGACCAGGCGAAGCCCGTGCGCGGCCTGGACCTGAGCGAGGACGAACTCCTGCTGATCAAGCCGCTGTGCCTGATCACGGCCAAGCCGACCATGTACGTGGCGAACGTGAAGGACGACGGCTTCGAGAACAATCCGCATCTGGACGCGGTGCGCAAGTACGCGGAAGCCGAAAAATCGCCGGTGGTGGCCGTTTGCGCGGCGATCGAAGCGGAAATCGCCGATCTCGACGACGCCGACAAGCAAGAGTTTCTCGCCGATATCGGCATGGACGAGCCGGGCCTCGACCGCGTGATTCGCGCGGGCTACACGCTGCTTGGATTGCAGACGTATTTCACGGCAGGCGTGAAGGAAGTGCGGGCGTGGACGATTCATATCGGCGATACGGCCCCCCAGGCCGCGGGCGCGATCCATACGGACTTCGAGCGCGGCTTCATTCGCGCACAGACCATTGCGTTCGATGATTTCATCGCGTTCAAAGGCGAACAGGGCGCGAAGGAAGCCGGGAAGATGCGGGCCGAAGGGAAGGAATATGTGGTCCACGACGGCGATGTGATGAATTTCTTGTTTAACGTGTGA
- the trpD gene encoding anthranilate phosphoribosyltransferase → MTITAQEALQRTIEHREIFHDEMLHLMRMIMRGEMSPVMSAAIITGLRVKKETIGEIAAAATVMREFANHVMVPDSDNLVDIVGTGGDGSHTFNISTATMFVTSAAGAKVAKHGNRGVSSKSGSADVLEALGVNIDLKPQQVAQSIAETGMGFMFAPNHHPAMKNIAAVRRELGVRTIFNILGPLTNPAGAPNQLMGVFHEDLVGIQVRVMQRLGAKHVLVVYGKDGMDEVSLGAATVVGELRDGQVREYEIHPEDFGLQMVSNRTLKVADAQESKTMLLGALNNKPCVAREIVTLNAGTALYAANVVESIEDGMRLAKEVIASGQAREKVDELVRFTQQFAK, encoded by the coding sequence ATGACTATTACGGCCCAGGAAGCGCTGCAACGGACCATCGAGCATCGTGAAATTTTCCACGATGAGATGCTCCACCTCATGCGCATGATCATGCGCGGCGAGATGTCGCCGGTGATGTCCGCCGCGATCATCACGGGATTGCGCGTGAAGAAGGAAACCATCGGCGAAATCGCAGCGGCGGCGACCGTCATGCGCGAATTCGCCAATCATGTGATGGTGCCGGACAGCGATAACCTCGTGGATATCGTCGGTACGGGCGGCGATGGCTCGCACACGTTCAACATCTCGACGGCAACCATGTTCGTTACCTCGGCCGCCGGCGCGAAGGTTGCGAAGCACGGGAATCGCGGGGTATCGAGTAAATCGGGCAGCGCGGACGTGCTCGAAGCGCTCGGCGTGAATATCGATTTGAAACCGCAGCAGGTCGCACAATCCATCGCCGAAACAGGCATGGGTTTCATGTTCGCGCCGAACCATCATCCGGCGATGAAAAACATCGCCGCCGTGCGACGTGAGCTCGGCGTGCGGACCATCTTCAACATTCTTGGCCCGCTGACCAACCCGGCAGGCGCGCCGAATCAGTTGATGGGCGTGTTTCATGAAGACCTCGTCGGCATCCAGGTTCGCGTGATGCAGCGCCTTGGCGCAAAGCACGTGCTGGTTGTGTACGGCAAGGACGGCATGGACGAAGTCTCGCTGGGAGCCGCGACGGTTGTCGGCGAACTGCGCGATGGACAAGTCCGCGAATACGAGATTCATCCGGAAGATTTCGGCTTGCAGATGGTGTCGAACCGAACGCTCAAAGTGGCCGACGCGCAGGAATCGAAGACCATGCTGCTCGGCGCGCTCAATAACAAGCCGTGCGTGGCGCGCGAAATCGTTACGCTGAACGCAGGAACGGCGCTTTATGCCGCGAACGTCGTGGAATCGATCGAGGACGGCATGCGCCTCGCGAAAGAAGTGATCGCGAGCGGCCAGGCGCGCGAGAAAGTCGATGAACTCGTGCGCTTCACGCAGCAATTCGCCAAATAA
- a CDS encoding uracil-DNA glycosylase has product MNQASLFEAEGASESHPFTTLESQFNALPADWRKHLKAFIESPHYGALCAFVDNERAAGKTVYPADVFRALRLTSPADVKVVILGQDPYHGEDRGAPQAHGLAFSVPAPVRPPPSLRNIFKEINASLGFAAPNHGCLDAWAQQGVLLLNTSLTVERDKAGSHAKRGWEHCTDTLIHELAMRHEHLVFVLWGAHAQAKRGLIASAVAAGKAHCVLEAPHPSPLSAHRGFLGCGHFASANAYLEENGRRAIDWRLPDRPN; this is encoded by the coding sequence ATGAACCAGGCGTCGTTGTTCGAGGCCGAAGGCGCTTCGGAAAGTCATCCGTTCACAACGCTTGAGAGCCAGTTCAATGCATTGCCTGCCGATTGGCGCAAGCACCTGAAGGCGTTCATCGAAAGTCCGCATTACGGCGCGTTGTGCGCGTTCGTCGACAATGAGCGCGCCGCCGGCAAGACCGTGTATCCCGCCGATGTCTTTCGCGCCTTGCGTCTGACCAGTCCCGCCGACGTCAAAGTGGTGATTCTCGGACAAGATCCGTATCACGGCGAAGACCGTGGCGCACCGCAGGCTCATGGCCTCGCGTTTTCGGTTCCGGCGCCGGTCCGTCCGCCGCCGTCGTTGCGCAACATCTTCAAGGAAATCAACGCGAGCCTCGGTTTTGCCGCGCCGAATCACGGTTGTCTCGACGCGTGGGCGCAGCAAGGCGTGCTGTTGCTGAACACATCGCTGACCGTGGAACGCGATAAAGCCGGCAGCCACGCCAAACGGGGCTGGGAACATTGCACCGACACGCTGATTCACGAGCTTGCGATGCGGCACGAACATCTCGTGTTCGTGCTTTGGGGCGCGCATGCGCAGGCGAAACGCGGATTGATCGCGTCTGCCGTGGCAGCGGGAAAAGCGCATTGCGTGCTCGAGGCGCCGCATCCGTCGCCGTTATCGGCACATCGCGGATTTTTGGGCTGTGGGCATTTCGCGTCGGCGAATGCTTACCTGGAAGAAAATGGACGGCGGGCCATCGACTGGCGTTTGCCTGATCGGCCAAACTGA